Proteins encoded together in one uncultured Desulfosarcina sp. window:
- a CDS encoding DUF2283 domain-containing protein translates to MSKARLAYFEKDDVLHLAISDEAEAGSVEVSPNITAELNEKGELIGIEILGASTFIRDSVLESVQAKVLDLTESKVA, encoded by the coding sequence ATGAGTAAGGCACGCTTGGCATACTTCGAGAAGGACGACGTTCTCCATCTCGCAATTTCGGATGAAGCGGAGGCGGGCAGTGTTGAGGTCAGCCCAAATATCACGGCAGAACTAAATGAAAAAGGTGAGCTGATCGGTATTGAGATTCTGGGTGCAAGCACGTTCATTAGAGACTCAGTACTCGAGTCTGTTCAGGCCAAAGTACTTGACCTTACTGAATCTAAGGTAGCATGA